A single Nostoc sp. PCC 7107 DNA region contains:
- a CDS encoding phosphoadenosine phosphosulfate reductase family protein, with product MAEKKVRHILGLSGGKDSTALAVLLHKEIPEMEYFFCDTHKELPETYDYLDRIKARLGIKIHYLSDKRGFDHWLAIHDGLLPSPQMRWCTVKMKIKPLEDFVGDDEAISYVGIRADENRDGYISTKPNIKPVFPFKEKGLVRADIIRLLEESGIGLPDYYRWRSRSGCFFCFFQRKYEWVMLAQEHPDLFQKAVEYESNHADGRTYTWTDGESLLQLLARKDEIIAQHEKLMAKEKKAAPNRPLFEALEDILDQEDDELPCLACHL from the coding sequence ATGGCAGAGAAAAAAGTTAGGCATATTTTGGGGCTTTCTGGGGGTAAGGATAGCACGGCTTTAGCGGTGTTACTGCATAAGGAAATTCCAGAGATGGAATATTTTTTTTGTGATACCCATAAGGAATTACCGGAAACTTACGATTATCTTGACCGCATTAAAGCCCGTCTGGGGATTAAAATTCATTATCTCAGTGATAAGCGCGGTTTTGACCATTGGTTAGCAATTCATGATGGTTTGTTACCTTCTCCCCAAATGCGGTGGTGTACGGTGAAGATGAAAATTAAGCCGTTGGAGGATTTTGTGGGGGATGATGAGGCTATTAGTTATGTTGGTATCCGTGCTGATGAAAACCGTGATGGTTATATCTCCACTAAACCTAATATTAAACCTGTGTTTCCTTTTAAGGAAAAGGGTTTAGTTAGGGCTGATATTATTCGGCTTTTAGAAGAAAGTGGAATTGGACTCCCTGACTATTATCGCTGGCGCAGTCGTTCTGGGTGTTTCTTCTGTTTCTTCCAACGCAAGTATGAATGGGTAATGTTGGCGCAGGAACATCCTGATTTATTTCAAAAGGCTGTTGAGTATGAATCTAATCATGCTGATGGTCGTACCTATACTTGGACTGATGGGGAAAGTTTATTGCAGCTTCTAGCACGCAAAGATGAAATTATTGCTCAACATGAAAAGTTAATGGCTAAAGAGAAAAAGGCTGCTCCTAATCGTCCTTTATTTGAAGCATTAGAAGACATTTTAGATCAAGAAGACGATGAGTTACCTTGTTTAGCTTGCCATTTGTGA
- a CDS encoding DNA sulfur modification protein DndB, with protein MSLKIRRESALNLTIEGSIGSFRVGTGREGQNSIEVTYFLTHVGLDFSSSANEALLSHLAPVREIFDINQLDFDEIMQRDIDDARVSSELIPYLLDEKSVDLVKLFPPIVVVVLPIQEGENRPAKLYPKVTTDEKPETEEAGQFILRSGSIGQEVFQFEQPISEGQKLKHDLVRFKLNTHKTRLVIVDGQHRAMALLALYRNLKDQWSDEKRAPFKEYYSEWTPKYIQKFNLKEINLPIILCTFPSLDEQYSGKFDLRKAARTVFLTLNREARKVSRTRNILLDDNDIIACFLRSYLSTVKQKDQRSSSSLRISNIELDQSDKDKLKIESPIAITGVSHLYYIIEHLLLNNGGEVKGAKPRSGNFAKRKDLNLCMQKYRLNGANLLGSEIANSTKRDNFTISVAEKLREQFDEKYGNFILSIFEGFLLYENHNKAVLDLEQKIESYQDRQLKPILFEGQGISRVFDAHRENLKNKIQEGELSNIPEIQAITQRLDATAKRLNDAIEDFRYERANLCIKSISDKSAIRDSEGKISYGVIQWFNELYDNVLTTVAFQSGLICGFWGEIEKITIKLGEEYIDIKQCLGEYIQQLNNFFIPNSSSQLKKLVSLFKGEIIGNISDWKITQTNHTFRNVVYRGEMQPDQWTKYKYLILEIWHPTNEFLANTLNEEIEKCREQIFPALYNLYTTDYCKENSKLEGNLSENEKNIIFDKAFTEYNIFLKNVNGKSLDQQKMKIACSVIPASEIDESDME; from the coding sequence ATGTCACTAAAAATTCGTAGAGAATCTGCATTAAATTTGACCATTGAAGGCTCAATAGGATCGTTTAGGGTAGGAACAGGTAGAGAAGGTCAAAACTCTATTGAAGTTACGTATTTTCTGACTCATGTTGGACTTGATTTTTCTAGTAGCGCAAATGAAGCTTTGCTTAGTCATCTTGCTCCTGTAAGAGAAATTTTTGATATAAATCAGCTTGATTTTGATGAAATCATGCAAAGAGATATTGATGATGCCAGAGTTTCTTCTGAACTTATTCCCTATTTACTTGATGAAAAATCAGTCGATTTAGTAAAATTATTTCCTCCTATTGTTGTTGTTGTCCTTCCTATCCAAGAAGGAGAAAATAGACCAGCAAAGCTGTATCCGAAAGTAACTACTGATGAAAAACCTGAAACAGAAGAAGCAGGACAGTTTATATTACGTTCAGGTTCTATAGGTCAAGAAGTTTTTCAATTTGAACAACCTATTTCCGAAGGGCAAAAACTTAAACATGACTTAGTACGTTTTAAATTAAATACTCATAAGACGCGGTTAGTCATAGTCGATGGACAACATAGAGCAATGGCTTTACTTGCGTTATATAGAAATCTCAAGGATCAATGGTCAGATGAAAAACGTGCGCCCTTTAAAGAATACTATTCAGAATGGACACCTAAGTATATTCAAAAATTTAACTTAAAAGAAATAAATTTACCGATTATATTATGTACATTTCCTTCATTAGATGAGCAGTATTCTGGCAAATTTGATTTAAGAAAGGCTGCCAGAACAGTATTTCTCACATTAAATAGAGAAGCCAGAAAAGTATCAAGAACAAGAAATATTTTACTTGATGACAATGATATAATTGCTTGTTTTCTTCGTTCTTATTTATCTACAGTTAAGCAGAAAGATCAACGTTCTTCTTCTTCTTTACGTATCTCAAATATTGAACTTGATCAGTCAGATAAAGATAAGTTAAAAATCGAAAGTCCTATTGCTATTACAGGTGTTAGTCATCTCTACTATATTATAGAACACTTGCTTTTAAATAATGGTGGTGAGGTTAAGGGAGCAAAACCCAGATCGGGTAATTTTGCAAAACGAAAGGATTTAAATCTTTGTATGCAGAAATATCGTCTGAACGGTGCTAATTTGCTTGGATCTGAAATAGCTAATTCAACGAAACGTGATAATTTCACAATTTCCGTAGCAGAAAAATTACGTGAACAATTTGATGAAAAGTACGGTAATTTCATATTATCTATATTTGAAGGTTTCCTCCTTTATGAAAATCATAATAAAGCGGTTTTAGACCTTGAACAAAAAATTGAAAGTTACCAAGACCGTCAATTAAAACCTATTTTATTTGAAGGACAAGGTATTAGTCGAGTTTTTGATGCTCACAGAGAAAATTTAAAAAATAAAATTCAAGAAGGAGAATTGAGTAATATTCCAGAAATTCAAGCTATTACTCAAAGGCTTGATGCAACAGCAAAACGACTTAACGATGCTATAGAAGATTTCCGATATGAACGAGCAAACCTATGTATTAAATCAATATCAGATAAATCAGCCATCAGAGATTCTGAAGGAAAAATAAGTTATGGAGTCATACAATGGTTTAATGAACTCTACGACAATGTTCTCACAACAGTAGCTTTTCAAAGTGGATTAATTTGTGGCTTTTGGGGCGAAATAGAAAAGATAACTATTAAGTTAGGAGAAGAATATATAGATATTAAACAGTGCCTTGGAGAATATATTCAACAGTTAAACAATTTTTTTATTCCTAATAGTTCCAGCCAGCTTAAAAAATTAGTTAGCCTATTTAAAGGTGAAATTATTGGCAATATTTCAGATTGGAAAATAACACAAACTAATCATACTTTTCGCAACGTTGTATATCGTGGAGAGATGCAGCCAGATCAGTGGACAAAATACAAGTATCTAATTTTAGAAATTTGGCATCCAACTAATGAATTTTTAGCCAATACTCTTAATGAAGAGATAGAAAAATGTAGAGAGCAAATATTTCCTGCACTTTACAACTTATATACAACTGATTATTGTAAAGAAAATTCAAAACTTGAAGGAAACCTTAGCGAAAACGAAAAAAATATAATTTTTGACAAAGCTTTTACAGAATACAATATTTTTCTTAAAAATGTTAACGGAAAATCATTAGATCAACAAAAAATGAAAATAGCTTGTTCAGTTATTCCTGCATCAGAAATTGATGAATCTGACATGGAATAA
- a CDS encoding DEAD/DEAH box helicase, producing MNFNDLLSKADEEILQQLLGSATFHLLKLLEPNLVHPSKLREILLTLHTPEELLLSKEKRDLIFDLITPEQAKIIAVVLEAPENKDPYQALKKLKISGNLESKKYLFNFFEIPLKPRNESTIETPTIIENTPKYPLFAHQRKAAKKVKNYLSQEPRRVLLHLPTGAGKTRTAMNIIADHLRNNEPTLVIWLAYSEELCEQAVTEFQKAWDSLGNRTLSTYRFWGNHEIDLAQAQDGLVVAGLAKVYNAAKKSIRFINQLGVRSSLVIIDEAHQAVAETYKLVLDSLVVPYEKTALLGLTATPGRTWADINTDAQLAKFFAHQKVTLEIEGYDNPIDYLVAQQYLAQVNYRSLFYETGIELTPQDLKRIHTDLDIPPYILNRLAADEQRNLRIILELEALAPHHQRIIVFNTSVEHAKLIASILRLRGFHADAVTGETPKSERERLIHSFKDQQTQTKILCNYGVLTTGFDAPKTSAAVIARPTKSLVLYSQMVGRAIRGIKAGGNATAEIVTVVDSQLPGFGSVASAFHNWEDVWRKTHE from the coding sequence TTGAACTTCAACGATTTACTATCAAAAGCAGATGAAGAAATACTACAGCAATTATTAGGTAGTGCAACTTTTCATCTGCTCAAACTCCTAGAACCTAATTTAGTTCACCCTAGTAAACTCAGAGAAATTCTGTTAACCCTTCATACCCCAGAAGAATTACTATTATCAAAAGAAAAACGAGATTTAATTTTTGATTTAATTACGCCAGAACAAGCGAAAATTATCGCGGTTGTACTAGAAGCACCTGAAAATAAAGACCCTTATCAAGCATTAAAAAAACTTAAAATCAGTGGAAATTTAGAAAGTAAAAAATATTTGTTTAACTTTTTTGAAATACCACTTAAACCAAGAAACGAAAGTACAATTGAAACTCCTACAATAATTGAAAATACTCCAAAGTATCCTTTATTTGCACACCAACGAAAAGCAGCCAAGAAAGTAAAAAACTATCTGAGTCAAGAACCTCGCCGTGTGCTTCTTCATCTTCCCACTGGTGCAGGTAAAACCCGTACTGCAATGAATATTATTGCAGACCATCTCAGAAACAATGAACCCACATTAGTAATCTGGTTAGCCTATAGTGAAGAACTTTGCGAACAAGCAGTTACTGAATTTCAAAAAGCCTGGGACAGTTTAGGGAATCGCACCCTTTCAACTTACCGCTTTTGGGGCAACCATGAGATAGACTTAGCACAAGCGCAAGATGGCTTAGTAGTAGCAGGATTAGCGAAAGTCTACAACGCCGCTAAAAAGAGTATCCGCTTTATTAATCAACTGGGTGTGCGTTCTTCATTAGTAATTATCGACGAAGCCCATCAAGCAGTAGCCGAAACCTATAAACTCGTCTTAGATTCCCTCGTCGTCCCCTACGAAAAAACCGCCTTACTAGGACTAACCGCCACACCTGGACGCACTTGGGCTGATATTAACACCGATGCACAACTAGCTAAATTCTTCGCCCACCAAAAAGTTACCTTAGAAATCGAGGGTTATGACAACCCCATTGATTATCTCGTAGCTCAACAATACCTAGCACAAGTTAACTATCGCTCTTTATTTTACGAAACCGGCATTGAACTCACACCTCAAGACCTCAAGCGCATTCATACAGACTTAGATATTCCCCCCTATATCCTCAATCGGTTAGCCGCAGACGAACAACGCAACCTCCGCATCATCCTAGAACTAGAAGCCCTCGCCCCACATCATCAACGCATTATTGTTTTTAATACCTCCGTGGAACACGCCAAACTCATCGCTTCCATCTTGCGTTTACGCGGCTTCCATGCTGATGCTGTCACAGGGGAAACCCCCAAATCCGAACGAGAACGGCTGATTCACAGCTTTAAAGACCAACAAACCCAAACCAAGATTTTATGTAACTACGGCGTATTAACCACTGGTTTCGACGCACCTAAAACCAGTGCTGCTGTTATCGCCCGTCCTACCAAATCCCTTGTTCTCTACAGCCAAATGGTAGGACGCGCCATCAGAGGAATCAAAGCTGGGGGTAATGCTACGGCCGAAATTGTCACCGTTGTCGATAGCCAACTTCCTGGTTTTGGTTCAGTTGCATCAGCCTTCCACAATTGGGAAGACGTTTGGAGGAAAACCCATGAATAA